In the Victivallis sp. Marseille-Q1083 genome, one interval contains:
- a CDS encoding GntR family transcriptional regulator, whose translation MATPTKNPKIRCTDRVEADLVGQIKSGRLKPGDRIPVNRQLADRYGVSLATVNLALLKMADKGHLVRRNGVGTFVADRRQPGGLRTVAFPMHSSYNPLHVSMLAELSHQLTERNIRPLIGDGTGEAAFIRQLPAVPCHDMIRFPFSVTNEPEIWKLLQEKSINTVIINDFWLQGGPFSCINADLAGGVRTMLAHLFELGHRQIMIMDEDIIPCMTVLAAYAEMLHRHGHYVENRLIKLILVHDFIFEKSLLDEIYRNCTAVLLIQHYYAAKLAKAFTAAGYQVGKDISIAALGGMEHGGDEISTVVLPVKESISRALELLARSGEPQKILLPTSCLFKASTQPPSRQ comes from the coding sequence ATGGCGACACCGACTAAAAATCCGAAAATTCGCTGTACCGACCGGGTGGAAGCCGATCTGGTCGGCCAGATCAAATCCGGCAGGCTGAAGCCCGGCGACCGCATCCCGGTCAACCGGCAGTTGGCCGACCGCTACGGCGTCTCGCTCGCCACCGTCAATCTGGCGCTGCTGAAGATGGCCGACAAAGGGCATCTGGTCCGCCGCAACGGTGTCGGCACCTTCGTCGCCGACCGCCGCCAGCCCGGCGGCTTGCGGACCGTCGCCTTTCCGATGCACTCCAGTTACAATCCGCTCCACGTCTCGATGCTCGCCGAACTGTCGCATCAACTGACCGAGCGGAACATCCGGCCGCTGATCGGCGACGGCACCGGCGAAGCCGCCTTCATCCGGCAATTGCCGGCGGTGCCGTGCCACGACATGATCCGGTTTCCGTTTTCGGTCACCAACGAGCCGGAAATCTGGAAGCTGCTGCAGGAAAAATCGATCAATACAGTCATCATCAACGATTTCTGGCTGCAGGGCGGGCCGTTCAGTTGCATCAACGCCGATCTCGCCGGCGGCGTCCGGACCATGCTGGCGCATCTGTTCGAGCTCGGACACCGCCAAATCATGATCATGGACGAGGACATCATCCCGTGCATGACCGTACTGGCGGCTTATGCCGAAATGCTGCACCGCCACGGTCATTATGTCGAAAACCGTCTGATCAAGCTTATTTTGGTCCACGATTTTATTTTTGAAAAAAGCCTGCTCGACGAAATTTACCGGAACTGCACCGCCGTCCTGCTCATCCAGCACTATTACGCCGCCAAACTGGCCAAGGCGTTCACCGCGGCCGGCTACCAGGTCGGCAAGGATATCAGCATCGCCGCGCTCGGCGGCATGGAGCACGGCGGCGACGAAATCAGCACCGTCGTGCTGCCGGTCAAGGAAAGCATCAGCCGGGCGCTGGAGCTGCTCGCCCGCTCCGGCGAGCCGCAGAAAATCCTGCTGCCGACTTCCTGCCTGTTCAAAGCGAGCACCCAGCCGCCTTCCCGGCAGTGA
- a CDS encoding type II secretion system protein, giving the protein MKKCFTLIELLVVIAIIAILASMLLPALGKAKSKALDISCRSNLKQLGLLNVLYIDDYDGWAMSARIPRAGQANSCWGASVWSVTLAEDYGAAGNLFVCPASSGKWDEDDIAHGNQSIGLSFNTFGYGIGHGGQNPVKFAAPGELSHGSSPVVFADTPSHLEFNSDKAAGAYFAAEIITDRDDIDNAFWPMLGSGDGGYHWYPMSSRHNLRVNVGMYDGSATQLMRRECGARYVELFRPIQVDGSWKFN; this is encoded by the coding sequence ATGAAAAAGTGTTTTACATTGATCGAATTGTTGGTAGTAATCGCTATTATAGCAATTCTTGCCAGTATGTTGCTGCCGGCATTGGGCAAGGCGAAAAGCAAAGCGCTGGATATCTCCTGCCGGAGCAATTTGAAGCAGCTCGGTTTGCTCAATGTGCTGTATATCGACGACTACGACGGCTGGGCGATGTCAGCGCGGATTCCGAGAGCGGGGCAGGCGAACAGTTGCTGGGGTGCGTCCGTCTGGAGTGTGACGCTCGCCGAAGATTACGGCGCGGCCGGCAACCTGTTTGTCTGCCCCGCCAGCTCGGGCAAATGGGATGAGGATGACATTGCCCATGGAAATCAAAGCATCGGCCTGTCGTTTAATACGTTCGGCTATGGTATTGGGCACGGCGGCCAGAATCCGGTGAAATTTGCCGCTCCCGGCGAATTGTCGCATGGTTCCTCGCCGGTTGTTTTCGCCGATACGCCCTCGCATCTGGAATTCAACAGCGACAAAGCCGCCGGCGCGTATTTTGCGGCGGAAATCATAACCGACCGGGACGACATCGACAATGCGTTCTGGCCGATGCTCGGCAGCGGAGACGGGGGGTATCACTGGTATCCGATGAGCAGCCGGCATAACCTGAGGGTCAATGTCGGCATGTATGACGGCAGCGCGACTCAGTTGATGCGCCGCGAGTGTGGCGCCAGGTACGTGGAGCTGTTCCGGCCGATTCAGGTGGATGGCTCGTGGAAATTTAATTAA
- a CDS encoding metallophosphoesterase codes for MKKLSCLTAAALGMLCGGAMGAAELPETIFSTYPVVYAVGDEYQILVPVKQETLMWCEVNGNEYYDESCGILRSATTTHRMTVPMKDLDDAGHYTICYREVEERLPYFSKTSEVNKLEFSFRPVRGDDIRIFHIADAHNRIDAPVAAAGYFGADLDLLILNGDIPEDSGDIQNFTTIHAIAGNISKGEIPVVFSRGNHDLRGIYAEKLAEHTPTLNGNSYFTFRLGPVWGIVLDCGEDKPDDHPEYGNTMACHAFRQRETAFLKQVIADAGNEYAAPGVEYRLVVSHVPFSQVLKPPFDIEQELYREWCRLLAENVHPQLMLSGHIHDLYITHVGDELDHLGQPCPVVVGSLPGKDRSQFTGAAVALTPGRAEVRFVNQDRQGGGEEALQLIP; via the coding sequence ATGAAAAAATTGTCGTGTCTTACTGCGGCGGCTCTGGGAATGCTATGCGGCGGCGCAATGGGTGCTGCCGAACTTCCCGAAACGATCTTCAGCACTTATCCGGTGGTATACGCCGTCGGCGACGAATATCAGATTCTGGTGCCGGTCAAGCAGGAAACCCTGATGTGGTGCGAGGTGAACGGCAATGAATATTACGACGAATCCTGCGGCATCCTGCGCTCCGCCACCACGACCCACCGGATGACCGTGCCGATGAAGGATTTGGACGATGCCGGCCATTACACGATCTGCTATCGCGAAGTGGAAGAGCGCCTGCCTTATTTTTCCAAAACCAGCGAAGTGAACAAGCTGGAATTTTCTTTCCGGCCGGTCCGGGGAGATGACATCCGGATCTTTCATATCGCCGACGCGCACAACCGGATCGACGCCCCGGTCGCGGCGGCCGGATATTTCGGAGCCGACCTCGATCTGCTGATCCTGAACGGCGACATTCCGGAAGACAGCGGCGACATTCAGAATTTCACCACCATCCACGCCATCGCCGGCAATATCTCCAAAGGGGAAATCCCGGTGGTCTTTTCCCGCGGCAATCACGACCTCCGCGGCATTTATGCGGAAAAATTGGCGGAACACACCCCGACGCTGAACGGCAATTCCTATTTTACCTTCCGGCTCGGACCGGTCTGGGGAATCGTGCTGGACTGCGGCGAGGACAAACCGGACGATCATCCGGAATACGGCAACACGATGGCCTGCCACGCCTTCCGGCAGCGCGAAACGGCATTCCTCAAACAGGTGATCGCCGATGCCGGCAACGAATACGCGGCGCCCGGCGTCGAATACCGGCTGGTGGTTTCGCATGTGCCGTTTTCGCAGGTACTGAAACCGCCGTTCGACATCGAGCAGGAGCTCTATCGGGAATGGTGCCGGCTGCTGGCGGAGAATGTCCATCCCCAGTTGATGCTGTCCGGCCATATCCACGATTTGTACATCACCCATGTCGGCGATGAACTCGACCACCTGGGACAGCCCTGTCCGGTGGTGGTCGGTTCGCTGCCCGGCAAGGACCGCAGCCAGTTTACCGGTGCGGCGGTGGCGCTGACGCCGGGCCGGGCCGAAGTGCGCTTCGTCAACCAGGACCGCCAGGGAGGGGGGGAAGAAGCGCTGCAACTGATTCCCTGA
- a CDS encoding MGMT family protein, whose amino-acid sequence MVQEEFRQQVYALVKVIPQGWVATYGQLAFLAGHPRHPRLVGKFLREAPSKLKLPCHRVVNAAGRCAPGWPEQAALLRRENVAFRPNGNVDLDRCFWCCFEE is encoded by the coding sequence ATGGTACAGGAAGAGTTCCGGCAGCAGGTCTATGCTCTGGTGAAGGTAATTCCGCAGGGCTGGGTCGCCACTTATGGACAACTCGCCTTCCTGGCCGGTCATCCCAGACATCCCCGGCTGGTCGGCAAATTTCTGCGCGAAGCGCCGTCGAAGCTGAAACTGCCCTGTCACCGGGTGGTCAATGCCGCCGGCCGCTGCGCGCCCGGCTGGCCGGAACAGGCCGCTCTGCTCCGGCGGGAAAACGTGGCATTCCGTCCCAACGGCAATGTCGATCTCGACCGGTGTTTCTGGTGCTGTTTTGAAGAATGA